Genomic DNA from Leptolyngbya iicbica LK:
GATTAAGTATCTGCTGAAGCTGACGGATGGCAGCGTGATTGAAACGGTGGGCATTCCCACAGAAAAGCGACTGACGGTGTGTGTGTCATCGCAGGTGGGCTGTCCGATGGCGTGCGATTTTTGCGCGACAGGTAAGGGTGGCTTTTTGCGTAATCTTGAGACCTATGAAATTGTGGATCAAGTGCTGACGGTGCAGGAAGATTTTGGTCAGCGGGTCAGCAATATTGTGTTTATGGGTATGGGTGAACCGCTGCTCAATGCGCCGCACGTGGTTAAAGCGGTGCGATCGCTCAACCAAGATATCGGCATTGGTCAGCGTTCGATTACGGTTTCGACGGTGGGCATTCCGGGACAGATTCGGCGATTGGGTGAAGAAAAGCTCCAAATCACGCTCGCCGTCAGTCTTCATGCTTCCAATCAACAGCTGCGCGAAACGTTGATTCCCAGTGCGCGGAAGTATCCGTTTGAGGAACTGATTGACGAGTGTTATGACTATGTCCGCACGACAGGCCGGCGGGTGAGTTTTGAATATATTTTGCTGGCGGGGTTGAACGATTTACCCCAGCACGCGGCAGAACTCGCTCAGATGGTGGGGGGCTTTCAGAGTCATGTCAATCTGATTCCCTACAATCCCATCAGTGAGGTGGATTATCAGCGGCCGAGCGATCGCCAAATTCAAGCCTTTGTGGATGAACTGCAAAAACGTCACGTTGCAGTCAGCGTCCGTTATTCGCGGGGATTGGAAAAAGATGCCGCCTGCGGCCAGCTCCGCGCCCAAAAGCTGAGCGACTCATCCATGCCGGAATAACTCATGGGCCTCAGAGCGGTATGGTCGGTGACGATGCGGCAAGCTTGCCTGCGTCACTTAACCCGTAATCCCAATCAGCGGCTGGGCGTGGAGCAGTTGATAGCGATCGGTGGGTTTCGCTAGCGGTTCGACGCTAGCCAGGATCAGTAGGAATAACACAAAAGTTCTTTTCATTCTGGGGGCAGGGAATGTGGCTACTTAAAACCACCGCATCCCCACCCCAAATCACGCAGGCGATTGTGTGTTTGTGATGGCTACTGCCTTTGATATGGATCACAGAAATTGGCCGTCAACGCTCTGTGCCCTCTCTCTGCATATTCAAAAACCCGCCGGGAGCAAGACTTCCGGCGGGTTGAGCAACCTAAAAATGTGTCTCAGGCTTATTGAGCGGCAAGAGCCTCTTCAATCCAACCGTCAAACTGTTCTTGGTTCTCGGCCACCCACTCTTCGGCATGGGCGCGAATTTGTTCCGGGGTATCTTCGCCGTCTTGCATCAACTGATTCTGAGCGCTCACATCACCGATGGGCACCTCAATCAGTTCAAAGAACTTGGCCGCTGCCGGATTCGCATCAACAAATTCTTGGTTGGCCAAGATGACCTGCTGGTCAACGGCAAAGCCGAGATTTTTGCCTTCGGCACTGGTGTCATCTTCAGTGACCTCAGCTTGAGCCTCGGGCAGGCTGGTGTAAGGCACTTCCAACCAGGTCACATCTTCACCTTCTGTCAGCACACCGCTGACCCAAAGGGGAGTCCAGGTGTAGAACAGGATGGGCTCGCCCTGCTCATAGCGGGTAATGGTGTCGGCAATCAGGGCAAAGTACTGTCCTTGTTCATGTTGCACCGTATCCCGGAGGCCGTATTCATCCAGTTGGTGTTCGATCACAAGTTCACACCCCCAGCCAGGATTACACCCTGTGAGGTTGGCTTTGCCGTCGCCATCGGTGTCAAACAGGGCGGCAATTTCGGGATCTTGCAGTTGCTCAATAGAGGTGATGCCGTATTCTTCGGCAGTGGCAGTATCGATTTTGTAGCCTTGCAGCACGTTCGCAATGTAAGTACCCGTGCGTTCAAGCGCGTCGTCGCCGCCGCTGTTGGCGAAAAACTCTTCGTGCAAGGTTTCCCAATGGGCTGCGGTGTAGGTGATACCGCCGTTTGCTGTATCAACGTGCAGGGTAGCGTATTCGAGCTCCTTAGGCGATTCGATCGTATAGCCCATCTGCTCTAGACCGATGTTGACAATCTCGGTCTGAAAGAGTTCTTCTAACACGGCATAGCCAGGTACAACGCTGACGCCTTCGCCGGGCAGGTCACCAGTAGCGGCGGTTTCTTCAGTGGTCTCGCCGGAGTCTGTGCCGGTATCGGTGGCTTGTTCGCCGCCACAGGCAGAGACGCCTGCGATCGCCACCGCTACGGCTGCGGCTGCGCCGAGACGATTAGCCGCGATGGGCAATTTGAAAGTATCGAAATTGAAAACCATAATGTCGAAAACTGAACTGCATAACAACAATGAAAATTTGCCCCCACCGTAAACAGATGCTGATGGTGGTGGGCAAGACGATGGCAAACCGACTTTAAGACGTGGCGGTGGGTACCCGACGGCGCTTGCCCAGCATGGTGCGAATTGCGCCAACTGGGCCGCGGTCTTGCCAAGAGAGCCCGTCTTTAGGCGGTTTGCCAATCGCTTGGGTTAAGCGATCGAGCACGATCGCCATAATCACGATGCCAAGTCCGCCGACGGCGGCGAGACCAACATCTAAGCGGCCAATGCCCCGGTTCACCATTTGGCCGAGCCCCTCGACCGCAATCAACGAGGCAATCACGACCATCGACAGCGCCAACATAATTGATTGGTTGACACCCGCCAAAATGGTCGGCATGGCAAGGGGCATCTGCACTTCCCAGAGCATTTGCCCAGGGGTAGACCCAAAAGACTGGGCGGCCTCGATGGTCTCTTCAGAGACTTGGCGGATGCCAATATTCGTCAAACGAATCAAGGGAGGCACAGCAAAGATAAAGGTAACAATCACCCCCGGAACCTTGCCAGTGCCAAACAGCATCACTACTGGAACAAGATATACAAAAGCGGGGAGCGTCTGCATGGCGTCGAGCACGGGACGGATGGTGGCCTCGACGCGATCGCTGCGCGCAGCAGCAATGCCCAACGGCAATCCAACCAAAATGCAGAGCACCACAGCGGTGATCACCAACGACAGAGTCGTCATGGTTTCTGACCAAGCCCCAATCAGCCCGACAAAAGTCATTGCGACGATGCTAAAAATCGCTAAGTTGCGACTGGCAAACTGCCAAGCAAATAACCCTAAAGCCCCCAGAAACACAAACGGGGGTATGGCTTGCAGGAAGGCTTCAATGCCATTGAGGGCCTGACTAATGGGCACTCGAATAGCTTGAAAGACCCAGCGGAAATTGGTGACGACCCAATCCACAATGCTGGAAATCCAATCGCCTAAGGGGATAATTTCAGTCGACTGGTTGAGAAACAACCAGTTAAAAAAGTCTTGAATTGCGGTGTCCATGAGCTTAAGAAAATTACAGCGTGGCTCTGACAGTGCGGGACTGACCAGTCCGATGAGAGAGCCACTGAGGCCATCGGTGAGCTGACGCGACAAAACGGCGTCCAGGCTCGCGCTAAACAGCGACTTGATCAATCGGGGTCATGTCAACTTCCGGCTCCTGGCTAAGGCGACCAATGCTCGCGAGAATGTCTGATTGCTCGACCACGCCCTTAAACTTGCCTTTGCGGTTCACGACGGCAATGGGGGCACCAGATTGAGCTATGTGGAAAATTTCTTCCAGGCTGGTAGAGGCTTCCACGGTGGGGAAGTCCGTGCGCATGACCGATGACACATCTTCGACACCGCTGTTGACAGCACTTTCAAGATCTTGGCGCATGAGTATACCGACAGGCTGACCTTGGCGATCGACCACATGCATTCGGCGACGATTGTGAGTTTGCATATCTTGCAAGGCAGCCCGCGCGGAGCCCTGGCCCAGAATAAAGGGCACGGTTTGGCGCACAATTGATCCCGTTTTCAAAACCTGTGCCCGATTGACATCTTGGGTAAAGGCGGCAATGTAATCATCAACGGGGTTGGTGATGATTTCTTCAGGGGTGCCGACTTGCACCAAGTAGCCGTCTTTCATGATGGCGACGCGATCGCCAATCTTCAGCGCCTCTTGAATGTCGTGGCTAATGAACACAATGGTGCGCTGCAATTCCGTTTGCAAACGCATGAGCTCATCTTGCATGCCTCGGCGAATCAGGGGATCGAGCGCACTAAAGGCTTCATCCATAAGCAAGATGGGGGCATCAGTGGCAAGGGCGCGGGCCAATCCGACCCGTTGCTGCATACCACCACTGAGCGAACTGGGCGCATAGTCTGCCCATTTCCGTAAACCCACAATTTCCAGCGTTTCCAGAGCCTTTTGGCGTCGCTCTTCAGGGGAGACGCCGCGCATTTTTAAGCCGTACTCGGTGTTCTCTAAAACCGACTTGTGGGGAAACAGTCCAAAGCGCTGGAAGACCATGGAAAGTTTCGTGCGGCGTACTTCTCGCAATCGCTTGACATCCACCTTTGCCACGTCTTCTTCGTCAATGTAGACATGGCCACTGGTGGGCTCAATCAGGCGATTAAGACAGCGCACCAGCGTCGATTTACCAGAGCCAGAGAGGCCCATGATGACGAATAATTCGCCCTCGCCAATAGAGAGGGTAACGTCAGCGACCCCGAGCACATTGCCGGTGGCCTGCAAAATTTCATCCCGATTTCCCCCTTCCCGAAAAAGTTTCAGGGCATGCTCAGGATTTTTCCCATAAATTTTGACAAGATTTTCAATCTTGATTTTGGGTTGTGAACTTGACATTGCTAACTCCTATGAAGTCGAGCAGTCGGCTAGTTCACTCAAACAGAGCGAAAAACCTACCTCCTCTTGAGAACCCCAAGTCCTCGGATTTTATGACTACTCTAGAGTACCGAATTATGACCATAAAGTAAGCCAAGAACATGTGAAAGCTTTGTTTGAACGCATCTTTGTGATTTAGAAAATTAGGGATTCTGCTATTTGCTTTTGCCGCAAAATAGCCTTGCAGAAAAATAAACATATAGCAAAAATGCATTTTCATAACATGTCATGACACGAATAAAAAGACTAAAGATTTTTTTAACAATTCATTCCATTTCACTCAGGGTAGCGCTATAAAGAATAATCGCCACTGAATTGTGATGCAGAGAAATTTCTTAGGTCTAATTTGAAATCCGTTCGTTGATGTTCTGTAGGGTCCAAAAATATGCTTGAGACGTGGGTCTTTACATAGTCTCTTAGCTGTGATGGCAATGATCTTTTTCTGTCCCGAAAAATGTAACGTATAGTTAAGTCTGGCTGGATTTGGGATCTGGGTTCTCGATTGAATAAAGTTTATTTTCTCGATAGAGGAAATCTTGGGTGGATGGTTGACTATTGGTGTTGAGTCTGTATGTCAAGTGTTTGACGTCATTTTCTGGATGGCGATCGCGTTTCTAAGTCATGTTCACGCGGCTTTTCACTGGCTGGGGCATGAATCTGATGGTGTTGTAGTGATGAGGATTGTGGATGACTGCCCCCGATGAAATGACTGGCGAGATGAGCTTGGTTGAGGTGCAGACTTATGTTGAACAAGCGGCTAAGTTATTAGGCTTGTCGTTGCCCGAGTCAGTCGAGCCGCAAGTAGTGGAAAATTTTGTCCGTGTGGTGGCGATCGCTCAACCAGTTCTGGAGTTTGAGCTGCCGGACACCCTCGAATCGGCTCCGAGATTTGAGCCTTAGCGGTAATCGGGGCAGGGCTCCAGTTTCTTATTGCTTTTAATGGATGGTGTAACGAGCGATGGTGTCTTTTAGCAATGCAACGGCGATCGCCGCCGCAATTACTCAGGGAGAGGTGCAGGCCCAAGCGCTGGTTGAGGAGACTTTGCACGACATCAGTGAACGCGATCGTGCTCTAAATTGTTTTACCTCGACGGTTGCCGAACGAGCCCTAAAACGTGCCCAGGCCATTGATCAGGCGAGGCAAGCCGGACAACCCCTCGGGCCACTGGCTGGAGTTCCTTTCGCCGTTAAGAATTTGTTTGACATGGCGGGGGAGGTGACCTTGGCCGGGTCCAAAATCAATCGTGACCATCCGCCCGCGATTCAAGATGCCACTGCGATCGCGCGATTAGAGCAGGCGGGGGCGATTCTCGTCGGGGCGTTGAATATGGATGAGTATGCCTATGGATTTGTGACGGTCAACCATCACTATGGGGCAACGCCTAATCCCCATGCGCCCCAG
This window encodes:
- a CDS encoding ABC transporter permease, yielding MDTAIQDFFNWLFLNQSTEIIPLGDWISSIVDWVVTNFRWVFQAIRVPISQALNGIEAFLQAIPPFVFLGALGLFAWQFASRNLAIFSIVAMTFVGLIGAWSETMTTLSLVITAVVLCILVGLPLGIAAARSDRVEATIRPVLDAMQTLPAFVYLVPVVMLFGTGKVPGVIVTFIFAVPPLIRLTNIGIRQVSEETIEAAQSFGSTPGQMLWEVQMPLAMPTILAGVNQSIMLALSMVVIASLIAVEGLGQMVNRGIGRLDVGLAAVGGLGIVIMAIVLDRLTQAIGKPPKDGLSWQDRGPVGAIRTMLGKRRRVPTATS
- the rlmN gene encoding 23S rRNA (adenine(2503)-C(2))-methyltransferase RlmN, which gives rise to MSSTVTATTPDATVTPLLGQSLDELTAWVQAQGQPGYRGKQLHQWIYGKYARSLSEITVFSKAWRAEVADVAVGRSHLHFRSVAPDGTIKYLLKLTDGSVIETVGIPTEKRLTVCVSSQVGCPMACDFCATGKGGFLRNLETYEIVDQVLTVQEDFGQRVSNIVFMGMGEPLLNAPHVVKAVRSLNQDIGIGQRSITVSTVGIPGQIRRLGEEKLQITLAVSLHASNQQLRETLIPSARKYPFEELIDECYDYVRTTGRRVSFEYILLAGLNDLPQHAAELAQMVGGFQSHVNLIPYNPISEVDYQRPSDRQIQAFVDELQKRHVAVSVRYSRGLEKDAACGQLRAQKLSDSSMPE
- the proX gene encoding glycine betaine/L-proline ABC transporter substrate-binding protein ProX, encoding MVFNFDTFKLPIAANRLGAAAAVAVAIAGVSACGGEQATDTGTDSGETTEETAATGDLPGEGVSVVPGYAVLEELFQTEIVNIGLEQMGYTIESPKELEYATLHVDTANGGITYTAAHWETLHEEFFANSGGDDALERTGTYIANVLQGYKIDTATAEEYGITSIEQLQDPEIAALFDTDGDGKANLTGCNPGWGCELVIEHQLDEYGLRDTVQHEQGQYFALIADTITRYEQGEPILFYTWTPLWVSGVLTEGEDVTWLEVPYTSLPEAQAEVTEDDTSAEGKNLGFAVDQQVILANQEFVDANPAAAKFFELIEVPIGDVSAQNQLMQDGEDTPEQIRAHAEEWVAENQEQFDGWIEEALAAQ
- a CDS encoding DUF4089 domain-containing protein, whose protein sequence is MTAPDEMTGEMSLVEVQTYVEQAAKLLGLSLPESVEPQVVENFVRVVAIAQPVLEFELPDTLESAPRFEP
- a CDS encoding quaternary amine ABC transporter ATP-binding protein — protein: MSSSQPKIKIENLVKIYGKNPEHALKLFREGGNRDEILQATGNVLGVADVTLSIGEGELFVIMGLSGSGKSTLVRCLNRLIEPTSGHVYIDEEDVAKVDVKRLREVRRTKLSMVFQRFGLFPHKSVLENTEYGLKMRGVSPEERRQKALETLEIVGLRKWADYAPSSLSGGMQQRVGLARALATDAPILLMDEAFSALDPLIRRGMQDELMRLQTELQRTIVFISHDIQEALKIGDRVAIMKDGYLVQVGTPEEIITNPVDDYIAAFTQDVNRAQVLKTGSIVRQTVPFILGQGSARAALQDMQTHNRRRMHVVDRQGQPVGILMRQDLESAVNSGVEDVSSVMRTDFPTVEASTSLEEIFHIAQSGAPIAVVNRKGKFKGVVEQSDILASIGRLSQEPEVDMTPIDQVAV